ACAACGCAATAGCTGTCACATCTCAGTAGCATCAACACACGGTATTGCTATCTTATTGCATTTATATTTTCACTAATGGTGCTTGCATGGTAGACAATATTACTCTAAGTTTACCAATGGCTGAAGTTGGTCAACTAAAATGCGGCTGCGTAGCCGCTCTTCAGCACGCCACGCTTATAGCAGTCCACATGTTGTTAAACCTGCAATGTACGTCATATGCACGCCAAGCATCTATAATGATGATCAGTTGGCCTGCTGTTTCGCTTAGGATTTTCATGCACATTCAGCTTACACAGCCTCCTATAGCCACGTCAAAAGACATGTAATAGCATTAGCATCCATCAATTTACATTTTAGTCCGACTCATATGCAATGTATGTCTATGTTAATTTGAAAATTTCCCGTACCCTTGTCGCCCTCTAAGTCTAACCCGTCCACGCCCATATCACCATGTTCCTGTAAGCATTTACGACAATTATGATTGAACACACACGAGCAACCATCATATCAGTGCGCCTAATCATACATTATTACACTCCCACTAATACAGTATTTCGTTGATGTTAGGTCACAGAATGATTCCCATAGGGATCCCTGAATCCCTTGTAATCACATATCGAATCTCACAAACGGCCATGTGGGCGTCGCTCATTTGCCTTATTATGCGCAGTTCGAATAGCAGAGGCGTGTTTAACAGATATGCAAGCTACTCACAAAACTGCCCAGGCATCACTGCAGAGCCACTCGCTCTAGGGAGTGATACACGCCATCGATGGACTGTAAGGCGCTGTGCGGGCATACCGGAGATTTGTTGAGGAGCAGACATGTGGCGACAATACCGTTAGAAATATGACAAAGGTATTATTCAGATACTTAATGATCTGTAAAAGAGAAGTGGGAAGTTGAGTGATATTGGCAGTCCTTAGTTGCGTAAGTTTGAGAGGCACAACAGCCGGATATCCGTATAAAAACACAAGGTACGagcggaagatgagtcTGAAGAAACGTCAGATGTAAATGTTAATGATGTCACCTTGCTTAATCTCATTCAGTGTCCCAATGTGCATCGGATGCTATGTTCTCATACAATTTCTGATCGCCTCACTGATTGCCAGCTAATGAATGATCGTAAAACATTTAACAATACGTTATTTGACAAGTGTGACGTTAATCCATAATAATGTGCGATAGGTGAGATAATTGAAATTGTGATACTTAATTATAAAATGCGATGCAAAACGGTAATTTGCGGACGATATATTCGCGGACGTCGTGGAGCGGCTGAATGTGAAAGATGCATAAACCGAACAGGAGTATGAGAGCGATGATTGCGAAGACGATGTAAGCGATGACACGCCGCGCACTTCTACTATAACAACATGAACAGTCACAATTTGGTTCACATACGATCTTACAATTCATATGGTTACAGTGGTCAATATCTCTATGCGTTACGATGTCTGAACATAATTGACACCTATTTCCAGTTGCTCTACACCAATGACAACACGAAACACAGCATATACAATTTCCTTCGGCACACTTTCTGCGACTGAGAATACACCTACACTTTTTTCCATCCATTTTCCCCCCTATCCTTTCCCATTAACCTACAAACCATGAAATTCATACCTTGGTCTCGGAAACTTGCTGCTCCTTCGTCATCCGCTGGACAACATGAAACTGGCAACCCTAGCGGATATAGGTGAAACTGCCAATCTACCCCGTCACCGTTCCACCAAGGCATGGGCAACCGCCATCCAGCGCACCGCCAATTACATCATAACGAAAGTACCGCCAAGGTAACGCATGTGAACTGTATCAAAGCAGTgacatgcaggtcaaccaGTGCCAAGGAAGCAGTCGACCTCAATAATCACAGACCGTCCTACGGTGCGACCTCCCACTACTGTTGTTACATTTATGCCTCAAATAGTGTTAGATTGTACCCCATTGCTCGGCTAACATGCTTATCAGTTACGCTGTTACCATCAATGCCACTTAACCAGACCTTCCACTGGGCATCACGTAAACATGTCTCCGCATCTTTCACTATCTCGACAATCAGTACCTAACCCACAGACTGTCTAAAGGACCAATCATCATACTACATGACTTATGTATCTGGCACAAGTGACTGCCACCTAGCACGGCAGTCATCAGTTTCCAACCTGGATGACCGACCAGCCACCCAGCTTCACAATCCACTTTGTAACGCACTGCCTTCATTAGGTCTTAATTGATCGATGAGAGCATGCCGCGTAGGCATTTCTGTACATTGTGATAATAAGTCAAGACACACTTACAACTTATTTCTACGGTTGGCATCTCAGTGCCTTAGTGAAGTGAATGACGGCTTCGGCTGGGTGGGGGTGGACTGCGCCAGACCATTGCCACAGTTTTCGAAGAAGATCGTGATTATATGCTCGAGAATTCAGACTTGTAATCTATTTGACTGTTACCGGTGTATTTATGCCACGTTTAATTAACGAACCCAATGGTTGCGTAGCATGTGGCTGGGCATCTTGGTTGTCGCAGCCAGTTATAAATTATTGTGATGCTTTCATCGAGCTTAAACAGCACAGTGTCTCTGCTGATCATAGCGCAAGTGGCTGGGGTTAATGGCGGGTTATGCTGTTAGGCCATGCCTCTAGCTGCTGCAATTGGCGACACGGCCCCGGTGGCAACGGCGTCATCTCTTAAACTACTGATTGGGTACCATATTCTGTGCCTCAAAATACACTAACAGGGCATATTAGACGTCTAAGTAAAGCGTATTGCTGTGCGTTATATAACATTGGGGACGATTTGGATGAGCATGCCTAGGTAGCCTCGGGTGGATGGATATGTCGAAAGGTTTAGAGCCGATATAGAATATAACGAGGAACTAAACTACAAACATTATTTTAACATATTGGTTAAAAGCATGAGTCTCCGTACACGTACCAGAAGTGGTGGATATCGCCGTAAGTACGGAAAGAAAGCGGGGAGGCCGGACAACAGGGCGTACCCAGTAAAGACCGAGAAACGATGAATTCAGTAGGCCGGGTATTGAGATTAACCATGAAGTGACACGTAAGTAAGCTCTACAACTCAGTAGACGCCGTCATGGAGGCTGAGAGCAGTCGTGCCGCTACGCAGCGAGGACAAGTTATGGACTTGGGGACAAGCGTACCAGGAGCCGGCCAGCGGGAACTAGTGCTACCAGGCCGCGATGCAGACTGGAGCTCTAGAAGATGATACCATATGCTACGACCGGTACCATGCCGCTATTTCCAAAAAAGAGACGCGGCATGCCGCTCATCCCTCACCACTTACAAGGTGTCGCTGTCCCAGAGTGTATGGAAGCAACTGGATGCATTGGCGCGGAGCCCGTATACAGGGTGTAGTGACGTAAGTCAAAAACACTTTCAAGGGTGAATGTAGCTCCGTTAATTATTTAAGTAGAGCATGAATTCTTAAGTGTTCCGAAAGGGAGTGGAAGTTGTGTTGTAACCACGCATCATTGCTAATAATTGAGACTATGAAGCTTTTGCAAGTAGGTTGATTATAGATTAGTGTCTGCTTATACGTCTACAGGGGAGACACTGGGCTACTGGGATGGACCTGCCACTTGATTATCAGCATGCGCCTTGCCACATGCTGTGAGATTGGATATTCATGTCATGGCAGCGTTGTGAGGAATAGATTTATGGTTGCCCCAGTGCAAGGTTGATGGCAAGATAGGGGTGGGGGTTATGGCCATTGTATGTCGTCAGTTTGCTGAGGGTGTTAGAGGTATAAGGTACGTTGTTCATTGCTGTGCAGGGTACTTCGTTAAGTGGTCAGACTGAAGATGGCAGGTCTGTGTAGTAGTAGTTGCAAAAACCAAAACTGCCCCAAGTGCATCGGCATAAGCATTGCCATCGGCGTTGTTGCATTTCCAGCCCTCGCTATATTGGTCCTCTACATCCTCGGTATATTCTATAACAAAAGCCTTGGTACAATGTTCGCCGAAATACGCGATGGGTTCCGTGGCTCCAAGCCTTCACTCCACTAATTTCATATGCTCATCCAGTACACATAGCCCTCACTGTAGCCAGGTCACATCCGATTTCAATTTGATTACGTTCATATGTATAACGATTATTCCACATGTAGTTATGTAGGTGAGGTTGTATAACCAGTGGTAGTGCGGTGTAGTTTTTGCTGAGCAGCATGGCTTATCGCACTCTGAAACAAAATCGCTACTCATTACTGTCACAGCCTATCACAGAGCAAAAAATGACGTAAATGCAATGAATGCTGTTATAGGCCAAGTTAGAGGCAGTGGCCATGTGCCTTAGtcaggcagttgaggtacgAGGCAAGTGTCAGCAAGGGGTCactaccgccgcagctaggagtgaggatggtggcAAGGATGTTGCCAGTTTGTGATTTCTCAGGCGAATCATTCTTCTTAAATCCCATCCTTATCCTGCTCttgtggcacaggttgcacgggtcgaagaggtgcgTCTTGAAGGTGGAGTCGTAGGCGTCGGTAAGAAAGGCCTGGAGGGGAGATGGCTTCTTGGGATCACTGCCATAGTTACAattctgccaaccaccatGTGACTTCTCTCGATTACACTGCGACTTGAGGAACtccaactggtggtggcaggcgtaggcgtagtcacgcagctggcagaggagggcGCAGCAATCAGGTTCATCGGATTGGTCAGATGACTTAGGCTTCACAAATCGTGATGACACATTCGCTCTCCATCGAGGTGCGATAGCGGTGAGCAcggaacctgcaaacatggcgGTAAGCTGGAGTATGTCGAAGACATTGTCAGGTAGGATGTTGGTGTGGTTGATGGAAAGTGCAAGCTGTGAAGGGTCTTTATGCAAGCCACTAAATGCCTTCTCAATACATTGCTTAAGAGTCTCATGATGCTTTTGGTTCCTAAGCCCTGCCAGCCACTGAAGCATCTCCCGGACGGTGCGCGGGGCCTCGGCGGGGAACAGCTCCGTCTCGGGGATGTCGGTGGAGCCGGGTGTGGGTGTTGAGGTAGCCCAGGAAGAGATACACATTTTTAGTTCCGGGCGATGGATTATTTCTGGATCGAAGTCTTGGGGTGGCGGCATAGACTGCTCGACATCTGGAGGCGCAATGTTGAATGAGACTGCAGGGAATGGTGGATCTACAGGGTCAGGCAGTGTCTCAGTTTTAATATGTGTTGAGTCATCATCAAAACTTAAGTCAAAGTTGAGATCGTTATCTGGCGATTTTAGTTTTGGGACGTGGATGTCAATCTCAAATGGGTCTGGAATTTTGCGCGGTACGTACGCCTCAACGATTTCCAAACCTCCAGGCGGTGGAGGGTCTAGATATTCTGTTGGAATGGGTGACAAATTGCGATTAGGGGCAAAAATAGAATTGCCTGTGAGCTGTGACCTGAATGCATTCGAGATGCGAAGATTTGCTGGTATGGTTGTGTCATTGATATGTGCGATAAGAGGTGAATGAGGGGCGTAAACCGTAAGTGGATCATTTTTATTTCCGGTGACGCCAATGCCTGTTGGGGATCCACGCATTGGCGTGGGTAAAGCTTTTTTTGCCGTAGGTATATGAATTCGCTTCTGTGTTTTCGAAATGTTCGGCGTCTTTATAGTGTAGCCAGTGAAAATAGCAGATTGCTGAGGGCCAAGTCGCTTGTTGCCCCTGGCACCAGCGGTGGTTGTTCCAGTTAATATACCGCTAACATACTGGTCGGCCACAGCCCTTCTATTCTCATCGTCCTTTTGTTTCTGCAACGTAGTGCTGAGATCTTCCGGCTTGTAATTCCCATCCATTAGACTCACCACTAAATCGTTTGAATGATCCACTACGTCCCCTTTCGCTTCTAGCATCTCTGCTTTGTAAACATCGGACACTACTGGCGTATTATCATACGACACGTCTACACCATCGAAATAAGTTACTGCACCTCCATTTAAAGCAATCATATTTGACAGATCTCCTGGAGAGAATGCAACAGGCTCAGAAGATTCAACCGGAGCACCTGACATGAACGCGTCATCTGCATTAGAACTTGTGAGCTGCTTCTCTATATCATCTCGAAACTTCCTTTGCTGAACTTCTTGCCATTCGGCATCCGCATCTACATCTTTCTGCAATACAAGGTGAGAGTCGCCATCTCCTATCGCTTCTCCCTTTACACCGACGTCATATGTTTCGCCATCATCTGCAACTTCGGTTCCTTTTAAAAAGAACACTTCTGGGTTGTGAAGGGCTGCCATTGCTTGATCCTGAATATACGCTGAATTGCGGGGTGAAGGTGTATTGATTGAGAAAGATACATTAGGCATTGCATCCTTCATTTGATTCGGTAGGGCCGCCCAATATGCATCTTTCAGAAATGCTGTTAATTTCTGTGGACCGAATACAACATCAATCTCTGGAAGCATAGCCTCACGTTGAAGTTGGCGCTGTTCCTCCTTTTCACGTTCCTTGTCCTCCATTCTTTGTTTCTCAGCTTCTTTTCTACGTTCTTCGGCTTCCTTTTGCCTTCTCAGTTTATCTTCAGCCATACGTATTCGTTCTTGGACATTTCTTTGTGTTTTTATATATTTATCATCCCATTTTTCATGAAGTTTTTGTTGTTCATTATAGTCATAATTCTTCACACAGTACGTACCGCTATCGTGCCAAAGTTTTATTGGTGTATATCCATCGGCGCACGTTAGTTTTTTAGTCTGGGACTCCTGATCATTCGAAGCACCGGGCACATGTCCACCCCTTCCTGGCGATCCACCGCTACCTGAACTTGAACCTGCAGCGGAGGATGTTGCAACACTGTCACTCACATTTGTCTGCGGACCATGACCAACTGGTTGACCAGCGTCAGAATCACCCGCCTGCCCATCTTGGCCCTGACCACTAATGGCACCATGGTCACCAGGTGACCCAGATCCTGCACTTGAATCACTTGAAGTATGAGTTTGTGGTGCCTGCACAACTGGTGAACTCCCACGCTTTTCTTCACTTTGACCACCCGCTTGACTTTGtcctccctccgctttcttgccctggttctgtgctccctctgctttcttgccctggttctgtgctccctccactttcttgccctggttctgtgctgtCTCGGCTATCTTTTCTGGCACGACTTCCTTGGGGGCCTCGGGAACCTTGACAGGTGGAGCCTCCACTTTTGGGGGAACACGAACAACTCTTTCACCCTCCAACACTTCATCAACGGGCTCTTCCTTATCCtcctcatcttcatccGGCTTTACAGCTGGACAACTGTCACCATCCAAAATCTTTTTCAACTTATCCAAACCCTCATCTGCTTTATTCAGCTTCTCAATTACATCACTCCAGTCCTTTGTCAGTACGTCATGTGTTTTCCATCTATTAAAGTCGTAGCCATGaaacgtgaatccgtagCGGAGAAGGTTTTTATTGAAATATTCCGCAAGCGCTTTGGACTGACCCCCAAGGACTGCACTGCCCCGAAATGATTTGTTGTTAATCTGTGTTGAGCTAGCAATGGATTGAACTTTCATCAATTGCGTTCTCACCTTATCCAAATTTCGTTTAAACCAACTCGCCAGTTTTTTAGCAATATCTTGAGTTTTAAGCTTATGATATTCCCGCGCATATCCTGTGAACGAAAAGGCTTTCTGGTTGAACAATTGGCCAAGGGGCCCTTTCAGTTCGGCACAATGTCTTTTTAAGTCTTCCAATTTGATGCACCTATCTTTGGCATATAAATGACTCTCAAAATCCTTATCATCCCTTACTGCTTCGAATATCTTACAAAAGTCCTGCACCAATCGGAGGGCGTTTGCGATATTGGGAGTGTCCGATCCGAAGGTGGACAACACAGTAGTGGAATAAACATCGAGGAAATAATTTTGCTTATCCTGATTGGAATACTTTTCCAAAATATTCTGAAGGTCAGCTGCCATAGCAGAACCCGGGTTATAGCCGCTTCTATGACCCATTTTCACCTCTCTATTTTGGAATCCTCCAGGAATAACGCCATATTTATTTTTGTCGACAGTTTCAACAAGATATCTATCTAGGTCAGTGGCCATGGATTCATGAAGTGCAACTAACCCAACCTCTTGATCTGCCCACCTCCCTCCACCCATTGCGGAAAATCTCGAGTCCACATGATACCTTAAGAAATAAATCGTGGAGAGCAATTTCGGGACGCACTGGAGAAAATAGTTGAGGGTATCTTTAGCGCTTTTATTGCCAGCATACGATCCGATTGGTTTAGTGCATATTTTACGATAAAAGTTTGATACGTGGGTAAGAAATTTAGACAGCTCTTCTGCAACTGATTTTTGATCAACGCTTTCATACATTTTTTTGAGTAACTTGTCTAGCCGATGCGCCACCAGACCTTGCATAAGCCGTCCCTGCCTGTCACTATGCAACCACTCCAAGAACTCCAAGCATTGCTTGAGAGTGGTGAACTCAGGAACGCTACCCTTAGCCGCCatttcttccacctccaaTCATCTACTAACTCACCCTTACAAAACACCACGACAAGCCTCCAGTACTATGTGAACTGGGAAACACCAGAGTGATCACACCTCTAAGGTGACACTGCTTAGTACAGCTGGGCAGACGACTGAGTGTGATGAGTGGAAAGGCTAGCAAGTGACGCGCTGATTAAATACAATACGCATCATACTAAGACAATGGCACACCTAAACCATTTTCCAAAATCCATGAACCATCACACGAATCCTATAGACATACCACTCACCTGAGCAGGGAAGGCGACAAGTCAAGGCAGCCATGTTGGAATGAGAGGGTGGAGAGTGGTAGCAAGGTAATATTGATAGTAGGGATTGTGGGTGTAAGTAGAGCAGTAAAGACAGACGTTTGGTTAGACGTTAGTTTTATAAGGTGGGCTGGGTGAGCTGGGCACTGCTGTCGTCAGGGGAGCGATCAACATCAAGG
This sequence is a window from Babesia bigemina genome assembly Bbig001, chromosome : I. Protein-coding genes within it:
- a CDS encoding Ribosome-binding protein 1 — protein: MAAKGSVPEFTTLKQCLEFLEWLHSDRQGRLMQGLVAHRLDKLLKKMYESVDQKSVAEELSKFLTHVSNFYRKICTKPIGSYAGNKSAKDTLNYFLQCVPKLLSTIYFLRYHVDSRFSAMGGGRWADQEVGLVALHESMATDLDRYLVETVDKNKYGVIPGGFQNREVKMGHRSGYNPGSAMAADLQNILEKYSNQDKQNYFLDVYSTTVLSTFGSDTPNIANALRLVQDFCKIFEAVRDDKDFESHLYAKDRCIKLEDLKRHCAELKGPLGQLFNQKAFSFTGYAREYHKLKTQDIAKKLASWFKRNLDKVRTQLMKVQSIASSTQINNKSFRGSAVLGGQSKALAEYFNKNLLRYGFTFHGYDFNRWKTHDVLTKDWSDVIEKLNKADEGLDKLKKILDGDSCPAVKPDEDEEDKEEPVDEVLEGERVVRVPPKVEAPPVKVPEAPKEVVPEKIAETAQNQGKKVEGAQNQGKKAEGAQNQGKKAEGGQSQAGGQSEEKRGSSPVVQAPQTHTSSDSSAGSGSPGDHGAISGQGQDGQAGDSDAGQPVGHGPQTNVSDSVATSSAAGSSSGSGGSPGRGGHVPGASNDQESQTKKLTCADGYTPIKLWHDSGTYCVKNYDYNEQQKLHEKWDDKYIKTQRNVQERIRMAEDKLRRQKEAEERRKEAEKQRMEDKEREKEEQRQLQREAMLPEIDVVFGPQKLTAFLKDAYWAALPNQMKDAMPNVSFSINTPSPRNSAYIQDQAMAALHNPEVFFLKGTEVADDGETYDVGVKGEAIGDGDSHLVLQKDVDADAEWQEVQQRKFRDDIEKQLTSSNADDAFMSGAPVESSEPVAFSPGDLSNMIALNGGAVTYFDGVDVSYDNTPVVSDVYKAEMLEAKGDVVDHSNDLVVSLMDGNYKPEDLSTTLQKQKDDENRRAVADQYVSGILTGTTTAGARGNKRLGPQQSAIFTGYTIKTPNISKTQKRIHIPTAKKALPTPMRGSPTGIGVTGNKNDPLTVYAPHSPLIAHINDTTIPANLRISNAFRSQLTGNSIFAPNRNLSPIPTEYLDPPPPGGLEIVEAYVPRKIPDPFEIDIHVPKLKSPDNDLNFDLSFDDDSTHIKTETLPDPVDPPFPAVSFNIAPPDVEQSMPPPQDFDPEIIHRPELKMCISSWATSTPTPGSTDIPETELFPAEAPRTVREMLQWLAGLRNQKHHETLKQCIEKAFSGLHKDPSQLALSINHTNILPDNVFDILQLTAMFAGSVLTAIAPRWRANVSSRFVKPKSSDQSDEPDCCALLCQLRDYAYACHHQLEFLKSQCNREKSHGGWQNCNYGSDPKKPSPLQAFLTDAYDSTFKTHLFDPCNLCHKSRIRMGFKKNDSPEKSQTGNILATILTPSCGGSDPLLTLASYLNCLTKAHGHCL